One window from the genome of Ciconia boyciana chromosome 8, ASM3463844v1, whole genome shotgun sequence encodes:
- the ADPGK gene encoding ADP-dependent glucokinase isoform X2 — protein sequence MWQRSVCVGLLALALGYLCVLGPELPHSALRHLSASLLGGLRRARSLEGRMVTAWQSAIVRPARGWARVAVGVNACVDVVLSGVKLLEALGLEPGDGKNHAVLNSRQDLKEAFAHFMEKGAAAERFFSDAESFNRIARTASEYPGAQLYVGGNAALIGQKLATNPDLKILLCGPVGPKLHELLDDNVVVPPESVQERDEFHLILEYQAGEEWGQVRAPNANRFIFSHDLSNGALSMLEVFVSSLDEFQPDLVVLSGLHMMEGQSKEMRQRRLMEAVASISDIPTDIPIHLELASMTDQDFMSNIMHQVFPLVNSIGLNEQELLFLTQSASGPHASLASWSGIPDVGVVSDILFWILKEHGKTADRASDLTRIHFHTLAYHILVTVDGYWGNQVAAVAAGARAAGTQACATETIDTSKVFLKAPLEFVTSQIEASSKISLNPDEPVVHWHREGISFHFTPVLVCKDPVRTVGLGDAISAEGLLYSEVYPQ from the exons ATGTGGCAGAGGTCGGTGTGTGTGGGCCTGCTGGCCCTGGCGCTGGGCTACCTCTGCGTCCTGGGCCCCGAGCTGCCCCACTCGGCGCTGCGGCACCTCTCCGCCTcgctgctgggggggctgcgccGCGCCCGCTCCCTCGAGGGCCGCATGGTGACGGCCTGGCAGTCGGCCATCGTCCGCCCGGCTCGGGGATGGGCGCGCGTCGCCGTCGG tgtCAATGCCTGCGTAGATGTGGTTCTGTCCGGTGTGAAGTTGTTAGAGGCACTCGGTCTTGAACCTGGGGATGGAAAAAATCATGCAGTCTTGAACTCCAGGCAGGACCTGAAAGAAGCATTTGCTCATTTCATGGAAAAAGGGGCAGCTGCTGAGCGCTTCTTCAGTGACGCTGAGTCTTTCAATCGCATTGCGCGGACAGCCTCTGAGTACCCTGGTGCACAG ctttatGTAGGAGGAAATGCTGCTCTCATTGGTCAGAAGCTTGCAACAAATCCAGACCTGAAG aTCCTCCTTTGTGGCCCAGTTGGTCCTAAACTCCATGAACTACTTGATGACAATGTGGTTGTGCCACCTGAATCTGTGCAGGAAAGAGATGAATTCCATCTTATCTTGGAGTATCAAGCAG GTGAAGAGTGGGGACAAGTGAGAGCACCCAATGCTAACCGCTTCATCTTCTCCCATGACCTATCAAATGGCGCCTTAAGTATGCTGGAAGTGTTTGTGTCCAGCTTGGATGAATTTCAGCCAGATCTCGTGGTACTTTCAGGACTTCACATGATGGAAGGCCAGAGCAAGGAGATGCGGCAGAGACGACTTATGGAA GCTGTGGCCTCCATCTCTGATATCCCTACTGACATTCCCATACACCTGGAGTTGGCCAGTATGACTGATCAAGATTTTATGAGCAACATTATGCATCAG GTCTTTCCCCTGGTAAACTCCATTGGGCTGAATGAACAGGAGCTGCTGTTCCTCACGCAGTCTGCCTCTGGTCCCCACGCCTCCCTTGCTTCCTGGAGCGGAATTCCTGATGTGGGTGTAGTCAGTGACATCCTATTCTGGATCCTGAAGGAGCATGGAAAGACAGCGGACCGGGCCTCTGATCTCACACGGATCCACTTCCACACCCTGGCCTATCATATCCTTGTCACAGTGGATGGGTACTGGGGCAACCAGgttgctgctgtggctgctggagcTAGAGCAGCAGGGACTCAGGCCTGTGCAACTGAAACCATCGATACCAGCAAAGTGTTCCTTAAAGCTCCTTTGGAGTTTGTGACCTCCCAGATAGAGGCATCTTCCAAAATCTCTTTAAATCCAGATGAGCCAGTGGTGCATTGGCACAGAGAAGGCATCTCATTCCATTTCACTCCTGTTTTGGTGTGTAAAGACCCTGTCCGGACCGTGGGACTTGGGGATGCTATTTCAGCTGAAGGACTGCTATACTCAGAAGTATATCCTCAATAG
- the ADPGK gene encoding ADP-dependent glucokinase isoform X3, which yields MEKGAAAERFFSDAESFNRIARTASEYPGAQLYVGGNAALIGQKLATNPDLKILLCGPVGPKLHELLDDNVVVPPESVQERDEFHLILEYQAGEEWGQVRAPNANRFIFSHDLSNGALSMLEVFVSSLDEFQPDLVVLSGLHMMEGQSKEMRQRRLMEAVASISDIPTDIPIHLELASMTDQDFMSNIMHQQVFPLVNSIGLNEQELLFLTQSASGPHASLASWSGIPDVGVVSDILFWILKEHGKTADRASDLTRIHFHTLAYHILVTVDGYWGNQVAAVAAGARAAGTQACATETIDTSKVFLKAPLEFVTSQIEASSKISLNPDEPVVHWHREGISFHFTPVLVCKDPVRTVGLGDAISAEGLLYSEVYPQ from the exons ATGGAAAAAGGGGCAGCTGCTGAGCGCTTCTTCAGTGACGCTGAGTCTTTCAATCGCATTGCGCGGACAGCCTCTGAGTACCCTGGTGCACAG ctttatGTAGGAGGAAATGCTGCTCTCATTGGTCAGAAGCTTGCAACAAATCCAGACCTGAAG aTCCTCCTTTGTGGCCCAGTTGGTCCTAAACTCCATGAACTACTTGATGACAATGTGGTTGTGCCACCTGAATCTGTGCAGGAAAGAGATGAATTCCATCTTATCTTGGAGTATCAAGCAG GTGAAGAGTGGGGACAAGTGAGAGCACCCAATGCTAACCGCTTCATCTTCTCCCATGACCTATCAAATGGCGCCTTAAGTATGCTGGAAGTGTTTGTGTCCAGCTTGGATGAATTTCAGCCAGATCTCGTGGTACTTTCAGGACTTCACATGATGGAAGGCCAGAGCAAGGAGATGCGGCAGAGACGACTTATGGAA GCTGTGGCCTCCATCTCTGATATCCCTACTGACATTCCCATACACCTGGAGTTGGCCAGTATGACTGATCAAGATTTTATGAGCAACATTATGCATCAG CAGGTCTTTCCCCTGGTAAACTCCATTGGGCTGAATGAACAGGAGCTGCTGTTCCTCACGCAGTCTGCCTCTGGTCCCCACGCCTCCCTTGCTTCCTGGAGCGGAATTCCTGATGTGGGTGTAGTCAGTGACATCCTATTCTGGATCCTGAAGGAGCATGGAAAGACAGCGGACCGGGCCTCTGATCTCACACGGATCCACTTCCACACCCTGGCCTATCATATCCTTGTCACAGTGGATGGGTACTGGGGCAACCAGgttgctgctgtggctgctggagcTAGAGCAGCAGGGACTCAGGCCTGTGCAACTGAAACCATCGATACCAGCAAAGTGTTCCTTAAAGCTCCTTTGGAGTTTGTGACCTCCCAGATAGAGGCATCTTCCAAAATCTCTTTAAATCCAGATGAGCCAGTGGTGCATTGGCACAGAGAAGGCATCTCATTCCATTTCACTCCTGTTTTGGTGTGTAAAGACCCTGTCCGGACCGTGGGACTTGGGGATGCTATTTCAGCTGAAGGACTGCTATACTCAGAAGTATATCCTCAATAG
- the ADPGK gene encoding ADP-dependent glucokinase isoform X1 gives MWQRSVCVGLLALALGYLCVLGPELPHSALRHLSASLLGGLRRARSLEGRMVTAWQSAIVRPARGWARVAVGVNACVDVVLSGVKLLEALGLEPGDGKNHAVLNSRQDLKEAFAHFMEKGAAAERFFSDAESFNRIARTASEYPGAQLYVGGNAALIGQKLATNPDLKILLCGPVGPKLHELLDDNVVVPPESVQERDEFHLILEYQAGEEWGQVRAPNANRFIFSHDLSNGALSMLEVFVSSLDEFQPDLVVLSGLHMMEGQSKEMRQRRLMEAVASISDIPTDIPIHLELASMTDQDFMSNIMHQQVFPLVNSIGLNEQELLFLTQSASGPHASLASWSGIPDVGVVSDILFWILKEHGKTADRASDLTRIHFHTLAYHILVTVDGYWGNQVAAVAAGARAAGTQACATETIDTSKVFLKAPLEFVTSQIEASSKISLNPDEPVVHWHREGISFHFTPVLVCKDPVRTVGLGDAISAEGLLYSEVYPQ, from the exons ATGTGGCAGAGGTCGGTGTGTGTGGGCCTGCTGGCCCTGGCGCTGGGCTACCTCTGCGTCCTGGGCCCCGAGCTGCCCCACTCGGCGCTGCGGCACCTCTCCGCCTcgctgctgggggggctgcgccGCGCCCGCTCCCTCGAGGGCCGCATGGTGACGGCCTGGCAGTCGGCCATCGTCCGCCCGGCTCGGGGATGGGCGCGCGTCGCCGTCGG tgtCAATGCCTGCGTAGATGTGGTTCTGTCCGGTGTGAAGTTGTTAGAGGCACTCGGTCTTGAACCTGGGGATGGAAAAAATCATGCAGTCTTGAACTCCAGGCAGGACCTGAAAGAAGCATTTGCTCATTTCATGGAAAAAGGGGCAGCTGCTGAGCGCTTCTTCAGTGACGCTGAGTCTTTCAATCGCATTGCGCGGACAGCCTCTGAGTACCCTGGTGCACAG ctttatGTAGGAGGAAATGCTGCTCTCATTGGTCAGAAGCTTGCAACAAATCCAGACCTGAAG aTCCTCCTTTGTGGCCCAGTTGGTCCTAAACTCCATGAACTACTTGATGACAATGTGGTTGTGCCACCTGAATCTGTGCAGGAAAGAGATGAATTCCATCTTATCTTGGAGTATCAAGCAG GTGAAGAGTGGGGACAAGTGAGAGCACCCAATGCTAACCGCTTCATCTTCTCCCATGACCTATCAAATGGCGCCTTAAGTATGCTGGAAGTGTTTGTGTCCAGCTTGGATGAATTTCAGCCAGATCTCGTGGTACTTTCAGGACTTCACATGATGGAAGGCCAGAGCAAGGAGATGCGGCAGAGACGACTTATGGAA GCTGTGGCCTCCATCTCTGATATCCCTACTGACATTCCCATACACCTGGAGTTGGCCAGTATGACTGATCAAGATTTTATGAGCAACATTATGCATCAG CAGGTCTTTCCCCTGGTAAACTCCATTGGGCTGAATGAACAGGAGCTGCTGTTCCTCACGCAGTCTGCCTCTGGTCCCCACGCCTCCCTTGCTTCCTGGAGCGGAATTCCTGATGTGGGTGTAGTCAGTGACATCCTATTCTGGATCCTGAAGGAGCATGGAAAGACAGCGGACCGGGCCTCTGATCTCACACGGATCCACTTCCACACCCTGGCCTATCATATCCTTGTCACAGTGGATGGGTACTGGGGCAACCAGgttgctgctgtggctgctggagcTAGAGCAGCAGGGACTCAGGCCTGTGCAACTGAAACCATCGATACCAGCAAAGTGTTCCTTAAAGCTCCTTTGGAGTTTGTGACCTCCCAGATAGAGGCATCTTCCAAAATCTCTTTAAATCCAGATGAGCCAGTGGTGCATTGGCACAGAGAAGGCATCTCATTCCATTTCACTCCTGTTTTGGTGTGTAAAGACCCTGTCCGGACCGTGGGACTTGGGGATGCTATTTCAGCTGAAGGACTGCTATACTCAGAAGTATATCCTCAATAG